Within the Novosphingobium sp. SL115 genome, the region TGCTTACGGTGATGTTCGCACGACCTGCGCACGCTATGGCTGGGGCAAAACGCTCACTTATGAACTGCTGCGCGATCAAAAGATCCGCGCAGTGAAGTGCGGCCGCAAGA harbors:
- a CDS encoding excisionase family DNA-binding protein, yielding MTYKGPDKIEPAYGDVRTTCARYGWGKTLTYELLRDQKIRAVKCGRKTLIEFASVEEYLTTLPTFGRGQAGS